A genomic region of Zea mays cultivar B73 chromosome 6, Zm-B73-REFERENCE-NAM-5.0, whole genome shotgun sequence contains the following coding sequences:
- the LOC103629632 gene encoding heat shock 70 kDa protein 16 isoform X2, translating to MRSQEKSNYTTSPQQAKGSCPTCRRQASRHGRGRLLLATAACADRASVPSGSGAPLRSAHSISIHRAPNRTASPPHSRRSNPESAAMSVVGFDVGNDTLVAAAARQRGIDVLLNAESKRESPAAVAFSHNARLIGCHAASASSAHAPFSSVKRLLLGATGRNPDSSLLRDLPRLPFSVSHASGGGAVVHVDHIGRRIALSPTHLLSMLLAYLKQLAEADLGGAPVADCVISVPCYFTQAQRRAYLDAAAVAGLRPLRLMHDLAAAALGYGLYRSDLGGAGGPTCVAFVDVGQCDTQVAVVSFDMSGMKVLSHGFDADLGGRDFDEVLFEHFAEEFRDRYRIDVVRNVKASMRLRAACEKAKKVLSANAEAVVNIECLMEEKDVRGVIRREDFEKLCARLLERVVEPCKRAVEDSGIGLERLHSVELVGSGSRVPAITKVLAGFFRREPSRTLNASECVARGCALQCAMLSPTFRVREYEVQDAIPASIGFNTSDGPVSTLSSDALFRRGLHFPSVKIITLEKNDSFSFDAYYVDANELPPGTSTDIGSFQIGPFQAHTEASKVKVKIRLNLHGLVSVESAVLINDYQRNGSSTDHMEVDSSGDDMGHKSRSERSIQRQELPITEYIYGAMSKHELLEAQEQEQQLAYQDKLVEWTKDRKNALESYVYDTRNKLSERYRSFATDSEREQISVNLQQTEDWLYEEGDDETEAVYSSKLEELKKLVDPIENRCKDDEVRAEAMRDLLKCIVDHRNAAKSLSTPERDAVDNECNKAEQWLREGSQLQESLPKNVDPVLWSCEIKRKEEELDTFCRNITRHKGSPARTDGSRGSDYMPTPDRD from the exons ATGAGGAGCCAAGAGAAAAGTAACTACACCACGTCCCCACAGCAGGCAAAAGGAAgctgccccacctgtcggcgacaGGCGAGTAGGCACGGCCGGGGACGGCTCCTCCTTGCCACCGCGGCGTGCGCGGACCGTGCGTCCGTGCCCTCCGGCTCCGGCGCACCGCTCCGCTCCGCTCATTCCATCTCCATCCACCGCGCCCCAAATCGCACGGCCTCGCCTCCCCATTCGCGCCGATCGAATCCCGAATCGGCGGCCATGAGCGTGGTCGGCTTCGACGTCGGCAACGACAccctggtggcggcggcggcgcggcagcGGGGCATTGATGTGCTCCTCAACGCCGAGTCCAAGCGCGAGTCACCCGCCGCCGTCGCCTTCTCCCACAACGCGCGCCTCATCGGCTGCCACGCCGCGTCCGCCTCGTCCGCCCACGCCCCCTTCTCCAGCGTCAAACGCCTCCTCCTGGGCGCCACGGGGAGGAACCCGGACTCCTCCCTCCTCCGCGACCTCCCCCGCCTCCCTTTCTCCGTCTCCCACGCCTCCGGTGGCGGCGCCGTCGTCCACGTTGACCACATCGGCCGCCGCATCGCGCTCTCTCCGACCCATCTCCTCTCCATGCTGCTCGCCTACCTCAAGCAGCTCGCGGAGGCCGACCTCGGAGGCGCCCCCGTCGCCGACTGCGTGATCTCCGTGCCCTGCTACTTCACTCAAGCGCAACGCCGCGCCTACCTCGACGCCGCCGCCGTCGCGGGGCTCAGGCCGCTCCGCCTCATGCACGacctcgccgccgccgcgctTGGCTACGGCCTCTACCGCTCCGACCTCGGCGGCGCCGGGGGCCCCACCTGCGTCGCCTTCGTGGACGTCGGCCAATGCGACACGCAGGTCGCAGTTGTCTCCTTCGACATGTCGGGGATGAAGGTGCTGTCCCACGGCTTCGATGCAGACCTCGGGGGCAGGGATTTCGACGAGGTGCTGTTCGAGCATTTCGCCGAGGAGTTCAGGGACAGGTATAGGATTGATGTCGTGAGGAATGTGAAGGCCAGTATGAGGTTGAGGGCAGCCTGTGAGAAGGCCAAGAAGGTTCTGAGCGCGAATGCAGAGGCCGTGGTGAACATCGAGTGCCTGATGGAAGAGAAGGATGTGAGGGGGGTGATCCGAAGGGAGGACTTTGAGAAGCTATGTGCCAGACTGCTGGAGAGGGTTGTTGAACCTTGCAAGAGGGCGGTGGAAGATTCAGGGATTGGATTGGAGAGGCTGCATTCTGTGGAACTCGTCGGGTCAGGTTCTCGGGTTCCTGCCATTACCAAGGTGCTTGCGGGATTCTTTAGAAGGGAACCTAGTCGCACACTCAATGCTAGTGAGTGTGTGGCTCGGGGGTGCGCGTTGCAATGTGCAATGCTTAGTCCTACGTTCCGTGTTCGGGAATACGAG GTGCAGGATGCAATCCCTGCTTCCATAGGATTTAACACTAGTGACGGCCCAGTTTCAACATTGTCAAGTGATGCATTGTTCCGGAGAGGCCTGCACTTTCCCAGTGTTAAGATCATTACTCTAGAGAAGAATGACAGTTTTAGTTTTGATGCATATTATGTGGATGCTAATGAATTGCCTCCTGGTACCTCAACAGACATCGGTAGTTTTCAG ATTGGCCCATTCCAAGCACATACCGAAGCTTCTAAAGTCAAAGTAAAAATTCGCTTGAATCTACATGGTTTGGTTTCAGTCGAATCTGCCGTT tTGATAAATGATTATCAAAGGAATGGAAGTTCTACTGATCATATGGAGGTGGATAGCAGTGGTGATGACATG GGTCACAAGTCAAGAAGTGAAAGGTCTATCCAGCGGCAGGAGTTGCCAATCACTGAGTACATATATGGTGCAATGAGCAAGCATGAATTGCTGGAAGCTCAAGAGCAAGAACAGCAATTGGCTTATCAGGATAAACTTGTGGAATGGACAAAGGACAGGAAGAATGCATTAGAATCTTATGTATATGACACCCGTAACAAG CTTTCTGAGAGGTACCGGAGCTTTGCTACTGATTCAGAAAGGGAACAAATCTCAGTTAATTTACAACAGACTGAAGATTGGCTTTACGAAGAAGGTGATGATGAGACAGAAGCAGTTTACAGTAGCAAACTTGAGGAGCTGAAAAAG CTTGTAGATCCAATTGAAAATCGTTGTAAAGATGACGAAGTGAGAGCTGAAGCCATGAGAGATCTTTTGAAGTGCATTGTTGACCACAGAAATGCTGCCAAGTCATTATCCACACCTGAAAGAGATGCT GTTGACAATGAGTGCAATAAAGCTGAGCAGTGGCTAAGGGAGGGGTCCCAACTTCAAGAATCCTTGCCCAAGAATGTGGACCCAGTACTTTGGTCCTGTGAAATCAAGAGAAAGGAAGAAGAGCTGGATAC GTTCTGTCGAAACATAACAAGGCACAAGGGCTCTCCAGCAAGGACAGATGGCAGCAGGGGTTCAGATTACATGCCTACACCTGATAGAGATTAA
- the LOC103629632 gene encoding heat shock 70 kDa protein 16 isoform X1, giving the protein MRSQEKSNYTTSPQQAKGSCPTCRRQASRHGRGRLLLATAACADRASVPSGSGAPLRSAHSISIHRAPNRTASPPHSRRSNPESAAMSVVGFDVGNDTLVAAAARQRGIDVLLNAESKRESPAAVAFSHNARLIGCHAASASSAHAPFSSVKRLLLGATGRNPDSSLLRDLPRLPFSVSHASGGGAVVHVDHIGRRIALSPTHLLSMLLAYLKQLAEADLGGAPVADCVISVPCYFTQAQRRAYLDAAAVAGLRPLRLMHDLAAAALGYGLYRSDLGGAGGPTCVAFVDVGQCDTQVAVVSFDMSGMKVLSHGFDADLGGRDFDEVLFEHFAEEFRDRYRIDVVRNVKASMRLRAACEKAKKVLSANAEAVVNIECLMEEKDVRGVIRREDFEKLCARLLERVVEPCKRAVEDSGIGLERLHSVELVGSGSRVPAITKVLAGFFRREPSRTLNASECVARGCALQCAMLSPTFRVREYEVQDAIPASIGFNTSDGPVSTLSSDALFRRGLHFPSVKIITLEKNDSFSFDAYYVDANELPPGTSTDIGSFQIGPFQAHTEASKVKVKIRLNLHGLVSVESAVLINDYQRNGSSTDHMEVDSSGDDMQGHKSRSERSIQRQELPITEYIYGAMSKHELLEAQEQEQQLAYQDKLVEWTKDRKNALESYVYDTRNKLSERYRSFATDSEREQISVNLQQTEDWLYEEGDDETEAVYSSKLEELKKLVDPIENRCKDDEVRAEAMRDLLKCIVDHRNAAKSLSTPERDAVDNECNKAEQWLREGSQLQESLPKNVDPVLWSCEIKRKEEELDTFCRNITRHKGSPARTDGSRGSDYMPTPDRD; this is encoded by the exons ATGAGGAGCCAAGAGAAAAGTAACTACACCACGTCCCCACAGCAGGCAAAAGGAAgctgccccacctgtcggcgacaGGCGAGTAGGCACGGCCGGGGACGGCTCCTCCTTGCCACCGCGGCGTGCGCGGACCGTGCGTCCGTGCCCTCCGGCTCCGGCGCACCGCTCCGCTCCGCTCATTCCATCTCCATCCACCGCGCCCCAAATCGCACGGCCTCGCCTCCCCATTCGCGCCGATCGAATCCCGAATCGGCGGCCATGAGCGTGGTCGGCTTCGACGTCGGCAACGACAccctggtggcggcggcggcgcggcagcGGGGCATTGATGTGCTCCTCAACGCCGAGTCCAAGCGCGAGTCACCCGCCGCCGTCGCCTTCTCCCACAACGCGCGCCTCATCGGCTGCCACGCCGCGTCCGCCTCGTCCGCCCACGCCCCCTTCTCCAGCGTCAAACGCCTCCTCCTGGGCGCCACGGGGAGGAACCCGGACTCCTCCCTCCTCCGCGACCTCCCCCGCCTCCCTTTCTCCGTCTCCCACGCCTCCGGTGGCGGCGCCGTCGTCCACGTTGACCACATCGGCCGCCGCATCGCGCTCTCTCCGACCCATCTCCTCTCCATGCTGCTCGCCTACCTCAAGCAGCTCGCGGAGGCCGACCTCGGAGGCGCCCCCGTCGCCGACTGCGTGATCTCCGTGCCCTGCTACTTCACTCAAGCGCAACGCCGCGCCTACCTCGACGCCGCCGCCGTCGCGGGGCTCAGGCCGCTCCGCCTCATGCACGacctcgccgccgccgcgctTGGCTACGGCCTCTACCGCTCCGACCTCGGCGGCGCCGGGGGCCCCACCTGCGTCGCCTTCGTGGACGTCGGCCAATGCGACACGCAGGTCGCAGTTGTCTCCTTCGACATGTCGGGGATGAAGGTGCTGTCCCACGGCTTCGATGCAGACCTCGGGGGCAGGGATTTCGACGAGGTGCTGTTCGAGCATTTCGCCGAGGAGTTCAGGGACAGGTATAGGATTGATGTCGTGAGGAATGTGAAGGCCAGTATGAGGTTGAGGGCAGCCTGTGAGAAGGCCAAGAAGGTTCTGAGCGCGAATGCAGAGGCCGTGGTGAACATCGAGTGCCTGATGGAAGAGAAGGATGTGAGGGGGGTGATCCGAAGGGAGGACTTTGAGAAGCTATGTGCCAGACTGCTGGAGAGGGTTGTTGAACCTTGCAAGAGGGCGGTGGAAGATTCAGGGATTGGATTGGAGAGGCTGCATTCTGTGGAACTCGTCGGGTCAGGTTCTCGGGTTCCTGCCATTACCAAGGTGCTTGCGGGATTCTTTAGAAGGGAACCTAGTCGCACACTCAATGCTAGTGAGTGTGTGGCTCGGGGGTGCGCGTTGCAATGTGCAATGCTTAGTCCTACGTTCCGTGTTCGGGAATACGAG GTGCAGGATGCAATCCCTGCTTCCATAGGATTTAACACTAGTGACGGCCCAGTTTCAACATTGTCAAGTGATGCATTGTTCCGGAGAGGCCTGCACTTTCCCAGTGTTAAGATCATTACTCTAGAGAAGAATGACAGTTTTAGTTTTGATGCATATTATGTGGATGCTAATGAATTGCCTCCTGGTACCTCAACAGACATCGGTAGTTTTCAG ATTGGCCCATTCCAAGCACATACCGAAGCTTCTAAAGTCAAAGTAAAAATTCGCTTGAATCTACATGGTTTGGTTTCAGTCGAATCTGCCGTT tTGATAAATGATTATCAAAGGAATGGAAGTTCTACTGATCATATGGAGGTGGATAGCAGTGGTGATGACATG CAGGGTCACAAGTCAAGAAGTGAAAGGTCTATCCAGCGGCAGGAGTTGCCAATCACTGAGTACATATATGGTGCAATGAGCAAGCATGAATTGCTGGAAGCTCAAGAGCAAGAACAGCAATTGGCTTATCAGGATAAACTTGTGGAATGGACAAAGGACAGGAAGAATGCATTAGAATCTTATGTATATGACACCCGTAACAAG CTTTCTGAGAGGTACCGGAGCTTTGCTACTGATTCAGAAAGGGAACAAATCTCAGTTAATTTACAACAGACTGAAGATTGGCTTTACGAAGAAGGTGATGATGAGACAGAAGCAGTTTACAGTAGCAAACTTGAGGAGCTGAAAAAG CTTGTAGATCCAATTGAAAATCGTTGTAAAGATGACGAAGTGAGAGCTGAAGCCATGAGAGATCTTTTGAAGTGCATTGTTGACCACAGAAATGCTGCCAAGTCATTATCCACACCTGAAAGAGATGCT GTTGACAATGAGTGCAATAAAGCTGAGCAGTGGCTAAGGGAGGGGTCCCAACTTCAAGAATCCTTGCCCAAGAATGTGGACCCAGTACTTTGGTCCTGTGAAATCAAGAGAAAGGAAGAAGAGCTGGATAC GTTCTGTCGAAACATAACAAGGCACAAGGGCTCTCCAGCAAGGACAGATGGCAGCAGGGGTTCAGATTACATGCCTACACCTGATAGAGATTAA
- the LOC100280556 gene encoding 60S ribosomal protein L27-3, with translation MVKFLKPGKAVILLQGRFAGRKAVIVRVFEEGTRDRPYGHCLVAGLAKYPKKVVRRDSAKKTAKKSRVKCFIKLVNFTHLMPTRYTLDVDFKDVATGGPDALSTRDKKVAACKAAKARLEERFKTGKNRWFFTKLRF, from the coding sequence ATGGTGAAGTTCCTCAAGCCCGGCAAGGCCGTGATCCTCCTGCAGGGCCGGTTCGCCGGCAGGAAGGCGGTGATCGTGCGCGTGTTCGAGGAGGGCACCCGCGACCGCCCCTACGGCCACTGCCTCGTCGCCGGCCTCGCCAAGTACCCCAAGAAGGTGGTCCGCAGGGACTCGGCCAAGAAGACGGCGAAGAAGTCGCGCGTCAAGTGCTTCATCAAGCTCGTCAACTTCACCCACCTCATGCCCACCCGCTACACCCTCGACGTCGACTTCAAGGACGTGGCCACCGGCGGGCCCGACGCGCTCTCCACCCGCGACAAGAAGGTCGCCGCATGCAAGGCCGCCAAGGCGCGCCTCGAGGAGAGGTTCAAGACCGGCAAGAACAGGTGGTTCTTTACCAAGCTCCGCTTCTAG